In one window of Zhongshania aliphaticivorans DNA:
- a CDS encoding alpha/beta fold hydrolase: protein MPAMDVLRRNNVQIIGNGEHTLLMAHGFGCDQNMWRFLTPSLQKNFRIVLFDYVGSGHSEVSTYSSQRYSQLEGYSQDVIEICDALKLQEITFIGHSVSSMIGLIVANQQPNLFSKLIMVCPSPCFLNLPPEYMGGFDHQDLEELISLMDKNYIGWANYLAPLVLGSAHQTELLDELTGSFCSTDPIIAKNFAKATFFGDHRDLLSKTLLPCLLLQSSDDILAPLCVGQYMKTAIANSELHIIEAHGHCLHMTHPENIKDKITEFALRNMLSHEN from the coding sequence ATGCCCGCGATGGATGTATTACGCCGGAACAATGTGCAAATTATCGGTAATGGTGAACACACCTTACTAATGGCTCACGGTTTCGGCTGCGACCAGAATATGTGGCGTTTTCTAACACCCAGCTTACAAAAAAACTTCCGCATCGTTTTGTTTGATTATGTCGGCTCTGGTCACTCCGAGGTATCCACTTACTCGTCACAAAGATACAGTCAACTAGAAGGTTATAGCCAAGACGTAATCGAAATTTGTGACGCCCTCAAACTGCAAGAAATTACTTTTATCGGCCATTCTGTAAGCAGCATGATCGGTCTTATTGTTGCAAATCAGCAACCTAACCTTTTCTCCAAATTAATAATGGTGTGCCCCTCACCGTGTTTTTTAAATCTTCCACCTGAATATATGGGCGGCTTCGATCATCAGGATCTTGAAGAATTAATTTCACTTATGGATAAAAACTATATCGGGTGGGCCAATTACCTCGCACCACTTGTATTAGGCTCTGCACATCAAACAGAATTACTTGACGAGCTTACGGGAAGCTTCTGCTCCACCGATCCCATCATTGCCAAGAATTTTGCCAAAGCCACCTTTTTTGGTGATCATCGAGATCTATTAAGTAAAACCCTACTGCCCTGCTTACTCCTGCAAAGTAGTGACGACATACTGGCACCACTTTGTGTTGGCCAATATATGAAGACCGCAATTGCCAACAGCGAGCTCCATATCATAGAAGCTCATGGTCACTGCTTACATATGACCCATCCAGAAAATATCAAAGATAAAATAACAGAATTTGCTCTACGCAATATGCTCAGCCATGAAAACTAG
- the dtd gene encoding D-aminoacyl-tRNA deacylase: MKALLQRVKFARVEVDGECVGEIAQGLLVFLGLEKHDDENAVSKMMTRLLQYRIFSDHEGKMNQSVTDVDGGVLLVSQFTLAADTRKGRRPGFSLAAEPQVAQALYEYALAELQQVHGKVASGKFGADMQVSLLNDGPVTFMLES; the protein is encoded by the coding sequence ATGAAAGCGTTATTGCAACGGGTTAAATTTGCCCGTGTTGAAGTGGACGGCGAGTGTGTGGGTGAGATAGCTCAGGGGCTCTTGGTGTTTTTAGGGTTGGAAAAACACGATGATGAAAATGCGGTCAGTAAAATGATGACCCGACTGCTGCAGTACAGGATATTTTCTGATCACGAAGGCAAAATGAATCAATCCGTAACGGATGTAGATGGCGGTGTGCTGTTAGTTTCGCAGTTCACCTTGGCGGCGGATACCCGAAAAGGTCGTCGTCCCGGTTTTTCATTAGCGGCAGAGCCACAAGTAGCCCAAGCTTTGTATGAGTACGCCTTGGCTGAGTTGCAACAAGTACACGGAAAGGTCGCAAGCGGTAAGTTTGGAGCAGACATGCAGGTAAGCTTGTTGAATGACGGGCCCGTAACATTCATGCTCGAATCCTAA
- the pip gene encoding prolyl aminopeptidase → MLTLFPDIKPSHTYQLAVEAPHVLYVEESGNPDGIPVLFVHGGPGAGCSPRARSFFDPERYRIILFDQRGCGRSEPHACLDNNSTPALISDMESIREHLDIDKWVLFGGSWGSTLSLAYAQQHADRVHAMILRGIFLCRSKELDWFYGEGGASRIFPDYWQSFYDCVTPRQGENRIQAYHRVLHGENEVARMSAAKAWSLWEARCSTLRPHHDVADHLMDAHTAVSMSHIETHYFVNEAFMAENQLLDNMSVLADIPGIIVHGRYDMICPLESALELHKAWPSSELHIIRDAGHSAFEPSIADALVKASNEVADLLSGGELSY, encoded by the coding sequence ATGCTTACTTTGTTTCCAGATATAAAGCCTTCTCATACTTATCAATTAGCCGTTGAGGCGCCTCATGTTTTGTATGTTGAGGAGTCGGGAAATCCAGACGGCATACCTGTGCTTTTCGTTCATGGTGGTCCGGGTGCGGGGTGTAGCCCGCGAGCACGGAGTTTTTTCGATCCTGAGCGCTATCGCATAATATTATTTGATCAGCGCGGCTGCGGGCGCTCAGAACCACATGCCTGTTTAGATAATAACTCCACGCCAGCGCTAATCAGTGACATGGAATCCATTCGAGAGCACCTAGATATCGACAAGTGGGTGTTGTTTGGTGGCTCATGGGGCTCAACCTTGAGCCTTGCTTACGCTCAACAACATGCCGACCGTGTACATGCGATGATTTTGCGGGGAATTTTTTTGTGCCGTAGCAAAGAGCTTGATTGGTTTTATGGCGAGGGTGGGGCAAGTCGAATATTCCCTGATTACTGGCAAAGTTTTTATGATTGTGTAACGCCTCGTCAAGGCGAAAACCGAATTCAAGCCTATCACCGAGTGCTACACGGAGAAAATGAAGTGGCTCGAATGTCAGCGGCAAAAGCATGGTCGCTTTGGGAGGCACGCTGCTCAACACTGCGGCCTCATCACGACGTTGCTGATCATTTAATGGATGCACACACCGCAGTGTCAATGTCGCATATTGAAACGCATTATTTTGTTAATGAGGCCTTTATGGCAGAAAATCAATTGCTGGATAATATGTCGGTGTTGGCGGATATTCCGGGAATTATTGTTCATGGTCGTTATGACATGATTTGTCCATTAGAGAGCGCGCTAGAGCTGCATAAGGCGTGGCCGAGTTCTGAGCTCCATATTATTCGAGACGCGGGACACTCGGCCTTTGAACCTAGTATTGCGGATGCCTTGGTAAAGGCGAGCAATGAAGTTGCTGACTTGTTAAGCGGTGGTGAGTTAAGTTATTGA
- a CDS encoding sensor domain-containing diguanylate cyclase — MKTRILPPDSNVATNFADHFIGGLMVSDEHRHIIFTNSYFKQELDWEDSHLLGKNINTLFSGASQIFFDTYLFPIISIEGQCEETQVTLLKGNGERLPVVIYVRSSPDKDGLLYWTIVPSTNRDKLYNELISNRERLEAQAERLNSLATVDELTGVNNRRELMRLSETLLDQAIRSSREVALLFIDIDYFKVINDTHGHAYGDLALKQLGKILNEFGRSSDIIGRYGGEEFIIVFPDASRDAAQRYAERIHKLVEKIHLTVSIGVSQIKASNATPLDVLVESADKALYQAKSAGRNRTVFSDNIQGSHA; from the coding sequence ATGAAAACTAGAATATTGCCACCAGATAGCAATGTTGCCACGAATTTTGCCGATCACTTTATTGGCGGATTAATGGTAAGCGATGAGCATCGTCATATTATATTCACCAATAGTTATTTTAAGCAGGAGCTCGATTGGGAGGACTCTCACCTACTAGGTAAAAACATCAACACTTTGTTCAGCGGTGCATCACAAATATTTTTTGATACCTATCTTTTTCCAATTATTTCTATAGAAGGTCAGTGTGAAGAAACACAGGTCACACTACTTAAAGGTAATGGTGAACGGCTACCCGTTGTGATCTATGTCCGTAGCTCACCAGACAAAGATGGTTTACTTTATTGGACAATTGTTCCATCAACTAATCGTGACAAACTCTATAACGAGCTCATATCAAATCGTGAGCGCTTAGAAGCTCAAGCTGAAAGATTGAACTCACTGGCCACCGTCGATGAACTTACTGGGGTAAACAATCGTCGTGAACTCATGCGCTTAAGTGAAACCCTGCTAGATCAAGCAATACGAAGTTCTAGGGAAGTTGCTCTTCTGTTTATTGACATAGATTATTTTAAAGTAATAAACGATACCCATGGGCACGCCTACGGTGATCTAGCCCTCAAGCAGTTAGGAAAAATTTTAAATGAATTCGGGCGCAGTTCCGATATTATCGGCCGCTATGGCGGTGAAGAGTTTATCATTGTTTTTCCTGACGCTAGTCGCGACGCAGCACAACGCTACGCCGAGCGGATTCATAAGTTAGTTGAGAAAATACACTTAACCGTCAGTATTGGCGTTAGCCAAATCAAAGCAAGTAATGCCACGCCACTAGATGTTTTAGTCGAGAGTGCTGACAAGGCCTTATACCAAGCTAAATCCGCCGGAAGAAACCGTACTGTTTTTTCAGACAATATCCAAGGCTCACACGCTTAA